The following are encoded in a window of Cinclus cinclus chromosome 32, bCinCin1.1, whole genome shotgun sequence genomic DNA:
- the LOC134055426 gene encoding uncharacterized protein LOC134055426: MSDMVRLESPPPSLRPPRGPHVTRENPALLPPTNHSARSLLDLHNHAFGPDPAHRRLKPLRAVLARKALPIPSGFSQDRFECSQYWFQHCAGRGHFGTPQGRARLLFSVGTDLGRAGSGGGGGRKEEREEQEGESQEHEEEELQEKEQQQNHSALPPARSGCSSPNSGSIALPPRNPQNQDFPFPNHGQMEEEAVRKMAQKPHADKELRMETREDKSPQLNLMEKAF; encoded by the exons TCCCCGCCGCCATCGCTCCGGCCTCCCCGCGGCCCACACGTGACCAGGGAGAACCCCGCGCTGCTTCCGCCCACCAATCACAGCGCGCGATCGCTCCTGGATTTACATAACCACGCTTTCGGTCCTGACCCCGCCCACCGCCGGCTGAAGCCGC taagagcggtCCTAGCACGGAAAGCGCTCCCAATTCCTTCCGGGTTCTCTCAGGATCGCTTCGAGTGCTCCCAGTATTGGTTCCAGCACTGTGCAGGGCGCGGCCACTTTGGAAccccccagggcagagcacggCTGCTTTTCAGTGTCGGCACCGAcctgggccgggctgggagcggaggagggggaggaaggaaagaggagcgggaagaacaagaaggggaaagtcaggaacatgaggaagaggagctgcaagagaaagagcagcagcagaaccactcGGCTCTCCCGCCCGCCCGCTCAGGCTGCAGTTCCCCCAACTCTGGCAGCATCGCCCTGCCCCCCCGGAACCCACAG aaccaggatttcccattcccaaatcatggtcagatggaggaggaggccgtGAGGAAGATGGCCCAGAAGCCCCATGCAG acaaggagctgaggatggagaccaGGGAGGACAAATCCCCACAGCTGAACCTtatggaaaaggcattttaa
- the LOC134055425 gene encoding LOW QUALITY PROTEIN: zinc finger protein 391-like (The sequence of the model RefSeq protein was modified relative to this genomic sequence to represent the inferred CDS: substituted 1 base at 1 genomic stop codon): protein MDFPFLNLGPMEEEAVRKKNMPPEPQADKELRMETREDKSLQQNLVEEAVWSSSIAQETSEEEKPGRSHMRMGCKHSSWVSEEENQGQRTGQSCSQSSELGFHEHLHDADKPHKCSNCGKSFSKRSSLICHWRIHMGERPYECGECGKSFSTRFKLIRHQMIHTGERPYECDICRKRFQTSSNLLMHQRIHTEERPFRCPDCGKGFKYNSRLVSHRRIHTGEMPYECGQCGKCFRTSSELIVHQRIHTGEQPYECDKCSKRFLTSSSLLLHQRIHIEERPFCCPDCGKGFRHNSNLVTHRRIHTGERPYECSECGKSFSQSSHLTKHQRRHHXGKPHECPKCGKSFSQSSHFTRYQDAPLREALQVPGVQEELCASLRLQCSNSLGCGSITPPSDSAGILLDPEPGDPRQPGGVREGKETRKDKSPQQNLVEEAVLSSSTVQQSNGEEKPWRSRMRRGCKCRSRGSQEERRGQSSELVVHEQLYDGKKPHKCSKVGKSFSQKSNLICHWRIHTGEQPYERGECGKSFRISSELTVHQRSHTGERPFECDKCWKRFQSSSDLLKHYRIHMDERPFCCPDCGRGVKQNCTLIRHRRIHTGETPYGCGECGRRFSQHSNLIIHQQSFH, encoded by the exons atggatttcccattcctaaaccttggcccgatggaggaggaggccgtgaggaagaagaacatgcccccggagccccaggcag acaaggagctgaggatggagaccagggaggacaaatccctgcagcagaaccttgtggaagaggctgtttggagcagctccattgCGCAGGAAACCAGCGAGGAGGAAAAGCCCGGGAGATCCCACATGAGGATGGGCTGCAAACACAGTTCTTGGGTATCCGAGGAGGAGAACCAGGGCCAAAGAACcggacagagctgcagccagagctcagagctggggttCCATGAGCATCTTCATGATGCGGATAAGCCCCACAAGTGTTCAAattgtgggaagagcttcagcaagCGATCCTCCCTGATCTGCcactggagaatccacatgGGGGAACggccctatgagtgtggggaGTGTGGAAAGAGCTTCAGTACGAGATTCAAACTGATCCGCCACCAGATGATCCAtactggggagaggccctatgaATGTGACATATGCAGGAAGAGGTTTCAGACCAGCTCCAATCTCCTCATGCATCAGCGGATTCACACAGAAGAGAGGCCCTTCCGCTGCCctgactgtgggaagggcttcaaatACAACTCCCGCCTTGTCTCCCACaggcgcatccacactggggagatgcCCTATGAGTGTGGGCAGTGTGGGAAGTGCTTCAGGACAAGCTCTGAACTGATTGTCCACCAAAGGATCCACACAGGGGAACAGCCCTATGAGTGTGATAAATGCAGCAAGAGGTTTCTGACCAGCTCCAGTCTCCTCCTGCACCAGCGCATTCACATAGAGGAgaggcccttctgctgccccgACTGCGGGAAGGGCTTCAGGCACAACTCCAACCTCGTCAcccaccggcgcatccacactggggagaggccctatgaGTGTtctgagtgtgggaagagcttttcACAGAGCTCTCACCTGACCAAACACCAACGGAGGCACCActaagggaa GCCCCATGAGTGCCCcaagtgtgggaagagcttctcaCAGAGCTCTCATTTCACCAGATACCAAGATGCACCACTGAGGGAAGCCCTGCAAGTGCCCGGAGTGCAAGAAGAGCTTTGTGCCAGTCTAAGGTTGCAAT GCAGCAACTCCCTCGGCTGCGGCAGCATCACCCCCCCCTCGGACTccgcag GGATCTTGCTGGACCCGGAGCCGGGggacccccggcagcctggaggggtgcGGGAG gggaaggagaccAGGAAGGACAAATCCCCGCAGCAGAACCTCGTGGAAGAGGCCGTTTTGAGCAGCTCCACGGTGCAGCAATCCAACGGGGAGGAAAAGCCCTGGAGATCCCgcatgaggaggggctgcaagTGCAGATCACGGGGATCCCAGGAGGAAAGACGCGGCCAGAGCTCGGAGCTGGTGGTCCATGAGCAGCTTTATGATGGGAagaagccccacaagtgctcaaaagttgggaagagcttcagtCAGAAATCCAACCTCATCTGCCACTGGAGAATCCACACGGGGGAGCAGCCCTATGAACGTGGGGAATGCGGAAAGAGCTTCAGGATAAGTTCAGAATTGACTGTCCACCAAAGGAGCCACACAGGGGAGAGGCCCTTTGAGTGTGATAAGTGCTGGAAGAGATTTCAGAGCAGTTCTGATCTGCTCAAGCACTATCGCATTCACATGGATGAgaggcccttctgctgccctgactgtGGGAGGGGCGTCAAGCAAAACTGCACCCTCATCAggcaccggcgcatccacaccggGGAGACGCCCTACGggtgtggggagtgtgggagGAGATTCTCACAGCACTCTAACTTGATCATACACCAACAGAGTTTCCACTAA